The Carassius carassius chromosome 9, fCarCar2.1, whole genome shotgun sequence genome includes a region encoding these proteins:
- the LOC132149711 gene encoding trypsin-1-like, which produces MMKFNSALSVAAVTLLYITGSLCQLDVCGRAPLNNKIVGGENATAGAWPWQVSIHLSYKGMDAGHFCGGTLINKDWVLTAAHCFQWFNASYIVMYFGRLNQSGSNPYETNRTASRNIIHPNFNISNVDNDIALVQLSSSVTFSDYIRPVCLAAAGSVFGGGTESWVTGWGLLQPNGTQLPDILQQVMIPVVNNSACASAYGGVNISITSNMICAGLLNQGGKGACQGDSGGPMASKKSSLWIQSGVVSFGMQCADPKYPTVFARVSPFQDWIKSYTGSNPPGFVLFSAASNFGSVPSLLLFPLSLTVSLILSPSSSLPKESD; this is translated from the exons ATGATGAAGTTCAACAGCGCTTTGAGTGTTGCTGCAGTCACACTTCTCTACATAACAG GTTCTCTCTGCCAGTTAGATG TATGTGGTCGAGCCCCTCTCAATAACAAGATTGTTGGAGGAGAGAATGCGACGGCAGGTGCTTGGCCGTGGCAGGTCAGCATTCATCTCTCCTATAAGGGCATGGACGCAGGCCATTTCTGTGGCGGGACTCTCATCAATAAAGACTGGGTGTTAACTGCAGCGCACTGCTTCCAGTG GTTCAATGCATCTTACATTGTGATGTACTTCGGTCGTCTGAACCAATCTGGCTCAAACCCTTATGAGACAAACAGGACAGCAAGTCGAAACATCATCCATCCTAACTTTAACATTTCTAATGTTGACAATGATATAGCCCTGGTCCAGCTCTCCTCCTCTGTGACTTTCTCTGATTACATCAGGCCGGTCTGTCTGGCAGCGGCTGGGAGTGTGTTTggtggagggacagagagctgggtcactGGATGGGGTTTGCTGCAACCTAATG GGACTCAGCTTCCTGACATACTGCAGCAGGTGATGATACCAGTTGTGAATAACAGTGCCTGTGCCAGTGCTTATGGAGGGGTCAACATAAGCATCACAAGCAATATGATTTGTGCTGGATTGTTAAATCAGGGAGGAAAAGGTGCATGTCAG GGAGACTCTGGAGGTCCAATGGCCAGCAAGAAAAGTTCCCTGTGGATTCAGTCTGGCGTTGTGAGTTTTGGTATGCAATGTGCTGACCCCAAATATCCCACTGTGTTCGCCAGAGTCTCTCCGTTTCAGGACTGGATCAAGTCTTACACGGGCAGCAACCCGCCTGGATTTGTCCTATTCAGTGCAGCATCCAACTTCGGAAGTGTTCCAAGCCTCCTCTTATTTCCCCTTTCTCTCACAGTCTCCCTAATTCTTTCTCCCTCTTCCTCGCTTCCTAAAGAGAGTGATTGA